A stretch of the Lolium perenne isolate Kyuss_39 chromosome 3, Kyuss_2.0, whole genome shotgun sequence genome encodes the following:
- the LOC127325823 gene encoding valine--tRNA ligase, mitochondrial 1 isoform X3, which yields MEKLDDKELELERERERKQKKEQKAREKEEKKLKAKQKEAARLQVAQAASDGPKKSEKKQKKKAAEDENPEDFVDPETPSGEKKSLAPQMAKQYSPSAVEKSWYAWWESAGYFGADPASSKPPFVIVLPPPNVTGALHIGHALTVAIEDAMIRWRRMSGYNALWVPGVDHAGIATQVVVEKKLMREKELTRHDLGRDKFISEVLKWKDQYGGTILGQLRRLGASLDWSRECFTMDEQRSKAVTEAFVRLHKDGLIYRDYRLVNWDCTLRTAISDIEVDHLELKDETMLKVPGYATPVQFGVLISFAYPLEQGLGEIIVATTRIETMLGDTAIAVHPEDKRYKHLHGKHAIHPFNGRKLKIICDAVLVDPTFGTGAVKITPAHDPNDFEVGKRHNLEFINIFTDDGNINSNGGVQFEGMPRFAARVAVIAALKEKGLYKETKKNEMSLGHCSRSNDIVEPMLKPQWFVNCHTMAKSGLDAVRSGKIEIIPQQYEQDWYRWLENIRDWCVSRQLWWGHRVPAWYVTLEDDQFNDLGSDNDRWIVARNECDAILEAQKKYPGKKFQLNQDPDVLDTWFSSGLFPLTVLGWPDDTADLRAFYPGSVLETGLDILFFWVARMVMMGMQLGGDVPFQKVYLHPMIRDAHGRKMSKSLGNVVDPLEVINGATLEELLKRLEEGNLDPNELIIAREGKKKDFPDGIAECGTDALRFALISYTSQSDKINLDIKRVVGYRQWCNKLWNAIRFAMGKLGDHYTPPATIAVSPMPPICKWILSVLNKAIGKTVTSLEAYKFADATSAIYSWWQYQLCDVFIEAVKPYFFNDSQEFHSARAACRDALWVCLDTGLRLLHPFMPYVTEELWQRLPQPKESRRKNSIMITEYPSVVTEWADDKLESEIDVVLDTVNKLRSLKPPTDTNERRPAFALCRGQDIAATVQCYQSLAVSLSSVSSLKILTESDETPPDCSTAVVNKDLTVYLQLQGALNAEVELEKLRKKRDEIQKLQHALSQKMDASGYREKAPPSVQEEDMRKLTAFLEQLQVISEAEKKLDL from the exons ATGGAGAAG CTTGACGACAAGGAGCTGGAGCTGGAGCGGGAGCGGGAGCGGAAGCAGAAGAAAGAGCAGAAG GCaagggagaaggaggagaagaaactcAAGGCAAAGCAGAAGGAGGCGGCTAGGCTCCAGGTT GCTCAGGCTGCTTCGGATGGACCTAAGAAGAGcgagaagaagcagaagaagaaaGCTGCAGAGGATGAGAACCCCGAGGATTTCGTGGACCCTGAGACCCCGAGCGGGGAGAAGAAGTCGCTCGCGCCTCAAATGGCCAAGCAATATAGCCCAAGTGCAGTTGAGAAATC GTGGTATGCCTGGTGGGAATCAGCAGGATATTTCGGGGCAGACCCGGCAAGCTCAAAACCACCCTTTGTTATA GTTCTACCACCTCCGAATGTGACTGGAGCGCTTCACATAGGCCATGCACTTACAGTGGCTATAGAG GATGCTATGATACGCTGGCGGAGAATGTCAGGCTATAATGCTCTGTGGGTCCCAGGAGTGGACCATGCTGGCATTGCTACACAG GTTGTAGTAGAAAAGAAGCTAATGCGTGAAAAGGAGCTGACAAGGCATGACTTAGGCCGTGACAAATTCATATCTGAA GTTCTGAAATGGAAAGATCAGTACGGCGGTACCATATTGGGTCAATTACGTAGGCTTGGGGCCTCGCTTGATTGGTCCCGTGAG TGTTTCACAATGGATGAGCAAAGATCAAAAGCTGTAACTGAAGCTTTTGTCAGGTTGCACAAAGATGGCCTAATTTATAG AGATTATCGCCTTGTGAATTGGGATTGCACGCTTCGAACAGCAATATCTGACATAGAG GTTGATCATTTAGAGCTTAAAGACGAAACTATGCTGAAGGTCCCTGGTTATGCCACTCCTGTACAGTTTGGTGTGTTGATATCTTTTGCCTATCCTCTTGAACAAGGACTTGGTGAGATTATTGTTGCAACAACAAGAATTGAAACAATGCTTGGTGATACTGCAATTGCTGTTCATCCTGAGGATAAAAGGTATAAGCATCTGCATGGAAAGCATGCAATTCACCCCTTCAATGGCCGAAAACTCAAAATAATCTGCGATGCTGTGTTAGTGGATCCCACTTTCGGTACTGGGGCTGTCAAG ATTACACCTGCCCATGATCCAAATGACTTTGAGGTTGGAAAACGACACAACCTGGAGTTCATCAATATCTTCACAGATGATGGAAACATAAATAGCAATGGAGGTGTACAATTTGAAGGAATGCCAAGATTTGCTGCTCGGGTTGCTGTTATTGCTGCACTGAAGGAAAAG GGTTTGTACAAGGAAACGAAGAAGAATGAAATGAGTTTGGGCCATTGTTCTAGAAGTAATGATATAGTGGAACCTATGCTAAAACCCCAATGGTTTGTCAATTGCCATACGATGGCAAAGTCAGGTCTTGATGCTGTAAGGTCCGGAAAAATTGAGATAATTCCGCAACAATATGAACAAGACTGGTACAG ATGGCTTGAAAATATACGTGATTGGTGTGTTTCAAGGCAACTCTGGTGGGGACATCGTGTTCCTGCGTGGTATGTGACACTAGAGGATGATCAGTTCAATGATCTGGGATCTGACAACGACCGTTGGATAGTCGCACGAAATGAGTGTGATGCAATCCTTGAGGCACAGAAAAAGTATCCAGGAAAGAAATTCCAGTTAAATCAAGACCCTGATGTTCTGGATACGTGGTTTTCATCTGGTCTTTTCCCATTGACAGTCCTTGGTTGGCCAGATGATACTGCTGATCTTCGTGCTTTCTACCCTGGTTCAGTACTTGAAACTGGActtgatattctcttcttctgggTGGCACGGATGGTTATGATGGGCATGCAACTTGGTGGCGATGTGCCATTTCAGAAG GTCTATTTGCATCCTATGATCCGTGATGCACATGGCCGCAAAATGTCCAAGTCACTTGGCAACGTCGTTGACCCCCTTGAGGTGATAAACGGTGCAACACTTGAAGAGCTCCTCAAACGTTTGGAAGAAGGCAACCTGGATCCAAATGAACTAATCATTGCAAGAGAAGGGAAGAAGAAAGATTTTCCTGATGGCATTGCTGAATGTGGCACTGATGCGCTACGTTTCGCACTGATTTCTTACACTTCCCAG TCTGACAAGATAAATCTGGATATCAAGAGGGTTGTTGGATATCGGCAATGGTGCAATAAATTGTGGAATGCTATTCGATTTGCAATGGGCAAGCTTGGTGATCATTACACTCCACCGGCTACTATTGCTGTGTCTCCAATGCCTCCAATCTGCAAATGGATACTCTCAGTACTTAATAAGGCTATTGGCAAGACTGTAACCTCATTAGAAGCATACAAGTTTGCTGATGCAACGTCTGCTATATACTCATGGTGGCAGTACCAGCTATGTGATGTATTTATAGAAGCTGTGAAACCGTACTTCTTCAATGACTCTCAAGAGTTCCATTCAGCAAGAGCTGCTTGTAGAGATGCCCTATGGGTTTGCCTCGACACTGGTTTGCGCCTGCTCCACCCATTCATGCCTTATGTAACAGAAGAACTCTGGCAGCGTCTTCCTCAGCCCAAAGAATCTCGCAGGAAAAATTCCATTATGATAACAGAATATCCATCTGTTGTTACG GAATGGGCAGATGACAAACTTGAAAGTGaaattgatgttgtcttggatactGTGAACAAACTTAGATCTCTGAAGCCACCAACAGATACAAATGAAAG GCGACCTGCTTTTGCACTTTGCCGAGGACAAGATATTGCTGCCACTGTTCAATGCTATCAATCTCTAGCCGTGTCTCTTTCTTCTGTATCATCGCTCAAG ATTCTGACAGAGAGTGATGAAACTCCACCGGACTGTTCAACTGCTGTTGTGAACAAAGATCTGACTGTATACCTTCAGCTTCAAGGGGCTCTAAATGCAGAAGTGGAGCTCGAAAAACTAAGGAAAAAGAGAGATGAAATACAAAA GCTGCAGCATGCCCTGTCCCAGAAGATGGATGCATCCGGTTACAGAGAGAAGGCTCCACCGAGTGTCCAAGAGGAGGACATGAGGAAACTCACCGCTTTTCTCGAGCAACTGCAGGTCATCAGTGAAGCTGAGAAGAAACTGGATTTGTGA
- the LOC127325823 gene encoding valine--tRNA ligase, mitochondrial 1 isoform X4 — translation MEKLDDKELELERERERKQKKEQKAREKEEKKLKAKQKEAARLQAQAASDGPKKSEKKQKKKAAEDENPEDFVDPETPSGEKKSLAPQMAKQYSPSAVEKSWYAWWESAGYFGADPASSKPPFVIVLPPPNVTGALHIGHALTVAIEDAMIRWRRMSGYNALWVPGVDHAGIATQVVVEKKLMREKELTRHDLGRDKFISEVLKWKDQYGGTILGQLRRLGASLDWSRECFTMDEQRSKAVTEAFVRLHKDGLIYRDYRLVNWDCTLRTAISDIEVDHLELKDETMLKVPGYATPVQFGVLISFAYPLEQGLGEIIVATTRIETMLGDTAIAVHPEDKRYKHLHGKHAIHPFNGRKLKIICDAVLVDPTFGTGAVKITPAHDPNDFEVGKRHNLEFINIFTDDGNINSNGGVQFEGMPRFAARVAVIAALKEKGLYKETKKNEMSLGHCSRSNDIVEPMLKPQWFVNCHTMAKSGLDAVRSGKIEIIPQQYEQDWYRWLENIRDWCVSRQLWWGHRVPAWYVTLEDDQFNDLGSDNDRWIVARNECDAILEAQKKYPGKKFQLNQDPDVLDTWFSSGLFPLTVLGWPDDTADLRAFYPGSVLETGLDILFFWVARMVMMGMQLGGDVPFQKVYLHPMIRDAHGRKMSKSLGNVVDPLEVINGATLEELLKRLEEGNLDPNELIIAREGKKKDFPDGIAECGTDALRFALISYTSQSDKINLDIKRVVGYRQWCNKLWNAIRFAMGKLGDHYTPPATIAVSPMPPICKWILSVLNKAIGKTVTSLEAYKFADATSAIYSWWQYQLCDVFIEAVKPYFFNDSQEFHSARAACRDALWVCLDTGLRLLHPFMPYVTEELWQRLPQPKESRRKNSIMITEYPSVVTEWADDKLESEIDVVLDTVNKLRSLKPPTDTNERRPAFALCRGQDIAATVQCYQSLAVSLSSVSSLKILTESDETPPDCSTAVVNKDLTVYLQLQGALNAEVELEKLRKKRDEIQKLQHALSQKMDASGYREKAPPSVQEEDMRKLTAFLEQLQVISEAEKKLDL, via the exons ATGGAGAAG CTTGACGACAAGGAGCTGGAGCTGGAGCGGGAGCGGGAGCGGAAGCAGAAGAAAGAGCAGAAG GCaagggagaaggaggagaagaaactcAAGGCAAAGCAGAAGGAGGCGGCTAGGCTCCAG GCTCAGGCTGCTTCGGATGGACCTAAGAAGAGcgagaagaagcagaagaagaaaGCTGCAGAGGATGAGAACCCCGAGGATTTCGTGGACCCTGAGACCCCGAGCGGGGAGAAGAAGTCGCTCGCGCCTCAAATGGCCAAGCAATATAGCCCAAGTGCAGTTGAGAAATC GTGGTATGCCTGGTGGGAATCAGCAGGATATTTCGGGGCAGACCCGGCAAGCTCAAAACCACCCTTTGTTATA GTTCTACCACCTCCGAATGTGACTGGAGCGCTTCACATAGGCCATGCACTTACAGTGGCTATAGAG GATGCTATGATACGCTGGCGGAGAATGTCAGGCTATAATGCTCTGTGGGTCCCAGGAGTGGACCATGCTGGCATTGCTACACAG GTTGTAGTAGAAAAGAAGCTAATGCGTGAAAAGGAGCTGACAAGGCATGACTTAGGCCGTGACAAATTCATATCTGAA GTTCTGAAATGGAAAGATCAGTACGGCGGTACCATATTGGGTCAATTACGTAGGCTTGGGGCCTCGCTTGATTGGTCCCGTGAG TGTTTCACAATGGATGAGCAAAGATCAAAAGCTGTAACTGAAGCTTTTGTCAGGTTGCACAAAGATGGCCTAATTTATAG AGATTATCGCCTTGTGAATTGGGATTGCACGCTTCGAACAGCAATATCTGACATAGAG GTTGATCATTTAGAGCTTAAAGACGAAACTATGCTGAAGGTCCCTGGTTATGCCACTCCTGTACAGTTTGGTGTGTTGATATCTTTTGCCTATCCTCTTGAACAAGGACTTGGTGAGATTATTGTTGCAACAACAAGAATTGAAACAATGCTTGGTGATACTGCAATTGCTGTTCATCCTGAGGATAAAAGGTATAAGCATCTGCATGGAAAGCATGCAATTCACCCCTTCAATGGCCGAAAACTCAAAATAATCTGCGATGCTGTGTTAGTGGATCCCACTTTCGGTACTGGGGCTGTCAAG ATTACACCTGCCCATGATCCAAATGACTTTGAGGTTGGAAAACGACACAACCTGGAGTTCATCAATATCTTCACAGATGATGGAAACATAAATAGCAATGGAGGTGTACAATTTGAAGGAATGCCAAGATTTGCTGCTCGGGTTGCTGTTATTGCTGCACTGAAGGAAAAG GGTTTGTACAAGGAAACGAAGAAGAATGAAATGAGTTTGGGCCATTGTTCTAGAAGTAATGATATAGTGGAACCTATGCTAAAACCCCAATGGTTTGTCAATTGCCATACGATGGCAAAGTCAGGTCTTGATGCTGTAAGGTCCGGAAAAATTGAGATAATTCCGCAACAATATGAACAAGACTGGTACAG ATGGCTTGAAAATATACGTGATTGGTGTGTTTCAAGGCAACTCTGGTGGGGACATCGTGTTCCTGCGTGGTATGTGACACTAGAGGATGATCAGTTCAATGATCTGGGATCTGACAACGACCGTTGGATAGTCGCACGAAATGAGTGTGATGCAATCCTTGAGGCACAGAAAAAGTATCCAGGAAAGAAATTCCAGTTAAATCAAGACCCTGATGTTCTGGATACGTGGTTTTCATCTGGTCTTTTCCCATTGACAGTCCTTGGTTGGCCAGATGATACTGCTGATCTTCGTGCTTTCTACCCTGGTTCAGTACTTGAAACTGGActtgatattctcttcttctgggTGGCACGGATGGTTATGATGGGCATGCAACTTGGTGGCGATGTGCCATTTCAGAAG GTCTATTTGCATCCTATGATCCGTGATGCACATGGCCGCAAAATGTCCAAGTCACTTGGCAACGTCGTTGACCCCCTTGAGGTGATAAACGGTGCAACACTTGAAGAGCTCCTCAAACGTTTGGAAGAAGGCAACCTGGATCCAAATGAACTAATCATTGCAAGAGAAGGGAAGAAGAAAGATTTTCCTGATGGCATTGCTGAATGTGGCACTGATGCGCTACGTTTCGCACTGATTTCTTACACTTCCCAG TCTGACAAGATAAATCTGGATATCAAGAGGGTTGTTGGATATCGGCAATGGTGCAATAAATTGTGGAATGCTATTCGATTTGCAATGGGCAAGCTTGGTGATCATTACACTCCACCGGCTACTATTGCTGTGTCTCCAATGCCTCCAATCTGCAAATGGATACTCTCAGTACTTAATAAGGCTATTGGCAAGACTGTAACCTCATTAGAAGCATACAAGTTTGCTGATGCAACGTCTGCTATATACTCATGGTGGCAGTACCAGCTATGTGATGTATTTATAGAAGCTGTGAAACCGTACTTCTTCAATGACTCTCAAGAGTTCCATTCAGCAAGAGCTGCTTGTAGAGATGCCCTATGGGTTTGCCTCGACACTGGTTTGCGCCTGCTCCACCCATTCATGCCTTATGTAACAGAAGAACTCTGGCAGCGTCTTCCTCAGCCCAAAGAATCTCGCAGGAAAAATTCCATTATGATAACAGAATATCCATCTGTTGTTACG GAATGGGCAGATGACAAACTTGAAAGTGaaattgatgttgtcttggatactGTGAACAAACTTAGATCTCTGAAGCCACCAACAGATACAAATGAAAG GCGACCTGCTTTTGCACTTTGCCGAGGACAAGATATTGCTGCCACTGTTCAATGCTATCAATCTCTAGCCGTGTCTCTTTCTTCTGTATCATCGCTCAAG ATTCTGACAGAGAGTGATGAAACTCCACCGGACTGTTCAACTGCTGTTGTGAACAAAGATCTGACTGTATACCTTCAGCTTCAAGGGGCTCTAAATGCAGAAGTGGAGCTCGAAAAACTAAGGAAAAAGAGAGATGAAATACAAAA GCTGCAGCATGCCCTGTCCCAGAAGATGGATGCATCCGGTTACAGAGAGAAGGCTCCACCGAGTGTCCAAGAGGAGGACATGAGGAAACTCACCGCTTTTCTCGAGCAACTGCAGGTCATCAGTGAAGCTGAGAAGAAACTGGATTTGTGA
- the LOC127325823 gene encoding valine--tRNA ligase, mitochondrial 1 isoform X2: MEKQLDDKELELERERERKQKKEQKAREKEEKKLKAKQKEAARLQAQAASDGPKKSEKKQKKKAAEDENPEDFVDPETPSGEKKSLAPQMAKQYSPSAVEKSWYAWWESAGYFGADPASSKPPFVIVLPPPNVTGALHIGHALTVAIEDAMIRWRRMSGYNALWVPGVDHAGIATQVVVEKKLMREKELTRHDLGRDKFISEVLKWKDQYGGTILGQLRRLGASLDWSRECFTMDEQRSKAVTEAFVRLHKDGLIYRDYRLVNWDCTLRTAISDIEVDHLELKDETMLKVPGYATPVQFGVLISFAYPLEQGLGEIIVATTRIETMLGDTAIAVHPEDKRYKHLHGKHAIHPFNGRKLKIICDAVLVDPTFGTGAVKITPAHDPNDFEVGKRHNLEFINIFTDDGNINSNGGVQFEGMPRFAARVAVIAALKEKGLYKETKKNEMSLGHCSRSNDIVEPMLKPQWFVNCHTMAKSGLDAVRSGKIEIIPQQYEQDWYRWLENIRDWCVSRQLWWGHRVPAWYVTLEDDQFNDLGSDNDRWIVARNECDAILEAQKKYPGKKFQLNQDPDVLDTWFSSGLFPLTVLGWPDDTADLRAFYPGSVLETGLDILFFWVARMVMMGMQLGGDVPFQKVYLHPMIRDAHGRKMSKSLGNVVDPLEVINGATLEELLKRLEEGNLDPNELIIAREGKKKDFPDGIAECGTDALRFALISYTSQSDKINLDIKRVVGYRQWCNKLWNAIRFAMGKLGDHYTPPATIAVSPMPPICKWILSVLNKAIGKTVTSLEAYKFADATSAIYSWWQYQLCDVFIEAVKPYFFNDSQEFHSARAACRDALWVCLDTGLRLLHPFMPYVTEELWQRLPQPKESRRKNSIMITEYPSVVTEWADDKLESEIDVVLDTVNKLRSLKPPTDTNERRPAFALCRGQDIAATVQCYQSLAVSLSSVSSLKILTESDETPPDCSTAVVNKDLTVYLQLQGALNAEVELEKLRKKRDEIQKLQHALSQKMDASGYREKAPPSVQEEDMRKLTAFLEQLQVISEAEKKLDL, encoded by the exons ATGGAGAAG CAGCTTGACGACAAGGAGCTGGAGCTGGAGCGGGAGCGGGAGCGGAAGCAGAAGAAAGAGCAGAAG GCaagggagaaggaggagaagaaactcAAGGCAAAGCAGAAGGAGGCGGCTAGGCTCCAG GCTCAGGCTGCTTCGGATGGACCTAAGAAGAGcgagaagaagcagaagaagaaaGCTGCAGAGGATGAGAACCCCGAGGATTTCGTGGACCCTGAGACCCCGAGCGGGGAGAAGAAGTCGCTCGCGCCTCAAATGGCCAAGCAATATAGCCCAAGTGCAGTTGAGAAATC GTGGTATGCCTGGTGGGAATCAGCAGGATATTTCGGGGCAGACCCGGCAAGCTCAAAACCACCCTTTGTTATA GTTCTACCACCTCCGAATGTGACTGGAGCGCTTCACATAGGCCATGCACTTACAGTGGCTATAGAG GATGCTATGATACGCTGGCGGAGAATGTCAGGCTATAATGCTCTGTGGGTCCCAGGAGTGGACCATGCTGGCATTGCTACACAG GTTGTAGTAGAAAAGAAGCTAATGCGTGAAAAGGAGCTGACAAGGCATGACTTAGGCCGTGACAAATTCATATCTGAA GTTCTGAAATGGAAAGATCAGTACGGCGGTACCATATTGGGTCAATTACGTAGGCTTGGGGCCTCGCTTGATTGGTCCCGTGAG TGTTTCACAATGGATGAGCAAAGATCAAAAGCTGTAACTGAAGCTTTTGTCAGGTTGCACAAAGATGGCCTAATTTATAG AGATTATCGCCTTGTGAATTGGGATTGCACGCTTCGAACAGCAATATCTGACATAGAG GTTGATCATTTAGAGCTTAAAGACGAAACTATGCTGAAGGTCCCTGGTTATGCCACTCCTGTACAGTTTGGTGTGTTGATATCTTTTGCCTATCCTCTTGAACAAGGACTTGGTGAGATTATTGTTGCAACAACAAGAATTGAAACAATGCTTGGTGATACTGCAATTGCTGTTCATCCTGAGGATAAAAGGTATAAGCATCTGCATGGAAAGCATGCAATTCACCCCTTCAATGGCCGAAAACTCAAAATAATCTGCGATGCTGTGTTAGTGGATCCCACTTTCGGTACTGGGGCTGTCAAG ATTACACCTGCCCATGATCCAAATGACTTTGAGGTTGGAAAACGACACAACCTGGAGTTCATCAATATCTTCACAGATGATGGAAACATAAATAGCAATGGAGGTGTACAATTTGAAGGAATGCCAAGATTTGCTGCTCGGGTTGCTGTTATTGCTGCACTGAAGGAAAAG GGTTTGTACAAGGAAACGAAGAAGAATGAAATGAGTTTGGGCCATTGTTCTAGAAGTAATGATATAGTGGAACCTATGCTAAAACCCCAATGGTTTGTCAATTGCCATACGATGGCAAAGTCAGGTCTTGATGCTGTAAGGTCCGGAAAAATTGAGATAATTCCGCAACAATATGAACAAGACTGGTACAG ATGGCTTGAAAATATACGTGATTGGTGTGTTTCAAGGCAACTCTGGTGGGGACATCGTGTTCCTGCGTGGTATGTGACACTAGAGGATGATCAGTTCAATGATCTGGGATCTGACAACGACCGTTGGATAGTCGCACGAAATGAGTGTGATGCAATCCTTGAGGCACAGAAAAAGTATCCAGGAAAGAAATTCCAGTTAAATCAAGACCCTGATGTTCTGGATACGTGGTTTTCATCTGGTCTTTTCCCATTGACAGTCCTTGGTTGGCCAGATGATACTGCTGATCTTCGTGCTTTCTACCCTGGTTCAGTACTTGAAACTGGActtgatattctcttcttctgggTGGCACGGATGGTTATGATGGGCATGCAACTTGGTGGCGATGTGCCATTTCAGAAG GTCTATTTGCATCCTATGATCCGTGATGCACATGGCCGCAAAATGTCCAAGTCACTTGGCAACGTCGTTGACCCCCTTGAGGTGATAAACGGTGCAACACTTGAAGAGCTCCTCAAACGTTTGGAAGAAGGCAACCTGGATCCAAATGAACTAATCATTGCAAGAGAAGGGAAGAAGAAAGATTTTCCTGATGGCATTGCTGAATGTGGCACTGATGCGCTACGTTTCGCACTGATTTCTTACACTTCCCAG TCTGACAAGATAAATCTGGATATCAAGAGGGTTGTTGGATATCGGCAATGGTGCAATAAATTGTGGAATGCTATTCGATTTGCAATGGGCAAGCTTGGTGATCATTACACTCCACCGGCTACTATTGCTGTGTCTCCAATGCCTCCAATCTGCAAATGGATACTCTCAGTACTTAATAAGGCTATTGGCAAGACTGTAACCTCATTAGAAGCATACAAGTTTGCTGATGCAACGTCTGCTATATACTCATGGTGGCAGTACCAGCTATGTGATGTATTTATAGAAGCTGTGAAACCGTACTTCTTCAATGACTCTCAAGAGTTCCATTCAGCAAGAGCTGCTTGTAGAGATGCCCTATGGGTTTGCCTCGACACTGGTTTGCGCCTGCTCCACCCATTCATGCCTTATGTAACAGAAGAACTCTGGCAGCGTCTTCCTCAGCCCAAAGAATCTCGCAGGAAAAATTCCATTATGATAACAGAATATCCATCTGTTGTTACG GAATGGGCAGATGACAAACTTGAAAGTGaaattgatgttgtcttggatactGTGAACAAACTTAGATCTCTGAAGCCACCAACAGATACAAATGAAAG GCGACCTGCTTTTGCACTTTGCCGAGGACAAGATATTGCTGCCACTGTTCAATGCTATCAATCTCTAGCCGTGTCTCTTTCTTCTGTATCATCGCTCAAG ATTCTGACAGAGAGTGATGAAACTCCACCGGACTGTTCAACTGCTGTTGTGAACAAAGATCTGACTGTATACCTTCAGCTTCAAGGGGCTCTAAATGCAGAAGTGGAGCTCGAAAAACTAAGGAAAAAGAGAGATGAAATACAAAA GCTGCAGCATGCCCTGTCCCAGAAGATGGATGCATCCGGTTACAGAGAGAAGGCTCCACCGAGTGTCCAAGAGGAGGACATGAGGAAACTCACCGCTTTTCTCGAGCAACTGCAGGTCATCAGTGAAGCTGAGAAGAAACTGGATTTGTGA